A genomic stretch from Arachis stenosperma cultivar V10309 chromosome 3, arast.V10309.gnm1.PFL2, whole genome shotgun sequence includes:
- the LOC130967630 gene encoding protein RETICULATA-RELATED 4, chloroplastic-like, with protein MAAAASSFSTISFRSFSLNNRPSLSLPLPTTFTLTSSHRHSPSTLFTSFLPHTPLIRSPPTPILASGGGGGGHGGGHTGGGGGGGDHDGEADDRGRNREEALLVLAEAGRPLEKLPADLAAAIQAGRVPGSIVKRFLELEKSAVFRWLLNFGGFKERLLADDLFLAKVAMECGVGIFTKTAAELEKRKENFTKELDFVCADVVMAIVADFMLVWLPAPTVSLRPALAVSAGPIAKFFYGCPENAFQVALAGTSYTLIQRIGAIVRNGAKLFAVGTGASLIGTGVTNALINARKVVDKSFAAEAEDVPILSTSVAYGVYMAVSSNLRYQILAGIIEQRILEPLLHQQKLLLSIFCFAVRTGNTFLGSLLWVDYARWVGVQKIRE; from the exons ATGGCTGCTGCTGCTTCTTCCTTCTCCACCATCTCCTTCCGCTCTTTCTCTCTCAACAACCGCCCTTCCCTCTCTCTCCCACTCCCAACAACCTTCACTCTCACCTCTTCCCACCGCCATTCCCCTTCCACTCTCTTCACTTCCTTCCTCCCACACACTCCTCTCATCCGCTCTCCCCCAACCCCCATTCTCGCATccggaggaggaggaggaggccATGGCGGAGGACACACCGGTGGCGGCGGAGGAGGAGGAGACCACGATGGCGAAGCCGACGACAGGGGCCGCAACAGGGAGGAGGCACTGCTGGTGCTAGCGGAGGCCGGGAGGCCGCTCGAGAAATTGCCGGCGGATTTGGCGGCTGCGATTCAGGCAGGTCGGGTTCCCGGCTCAATCGTGAAGAGGTTCCTTGAGCTCGAGAAATCGGCGGTGTTCCGGTGGTTGTTGAACTTCGGAGGGTTTAAAGAGAGGTTGCTGGCCGATGATTTGTTCCTTGCAAAGGTCGCCATGGAATGCGGTGTTGGCATCTTCACTAAG ACTGCTGCGGAGTTGGAGAAGCGTAAAGAGAATTTCACGAAGGAGCTTGATTTCGTTTGTGCTGATGTG GTAATGGCAATCGTAGCAGATTTTATGCTTGTGTGGCTTCCGGCTCCAACTGTTTCTCTCCGACCTGCACTTGCCGTTAGTGCTGGGCCTATTGCTAAATTCTTCTATGGCTGCCCTGAAAATGCTTTCCAG GTGGCATTAGCTGGAACATCTTATACACTTATACAGAGAATAGGTGCTATTGTG CGCAATGGAGCAAAGCTGTTTGCAGTGGGGACTGGTGCATCTCTG ATTGGTACAGGTGTGACAAATGCATTGATCAATGCGCGAAAAGTTGTTGATAAATCTTTTGCTGCTGAGGCTGAGGATGTACCAATTTTATCAACTAGTGTTGCTTACGGTGTTTACATGGCTGTATCTAGCAACTTAAG GTACCAAATACTGGCTGGGATTATTGAACAGCGGATTCTCGAACCTCTTCTGCACCAACAAAAGCTATTGCTAAGTATTTTTTGCTTTGCCGTTAGGACTGGCAATACTTTCTTGGGCTCACTATT GTGGGTGGATTATGCCCGATGGGTCGGAGTCCAGAAAATACGGGAATAA